Part of the Anopheles coluzzii chromosome 3, AcolN3, whole genome shotgun sequence genome is shown below.
GctattaaaaatgtattaatagTCATCCCCGTCAGTCTCTTAAATCAAGCAAAAGACAGTGATACAGGCGATCAAATCTACATTCTGATTTGGCTTGGGTTACTTGGGAGTCCCTTGTCTAGATATAACCAAGGCACTTTAATCTGTATGTGTAGGCTACTGCACCTTTAAACTGGATTACATGTTTGCTTTGGAGATGGACAATGTTTCTATAGAGTTTCACCACCTAAATTTGGCCTACTTTCAAACAGCGGGTTTGGCTTTTGTCGGTGAAGTCGTCACTTCCACCGCCGTTACGGCAAACGACAGAAGAATTGATGAGAAACAAATATGAACACTCTATATTACTTTCTCATTAGGCGTATGATTAGCACCTCAGGATGAACTCATGAACTTTTCGATTTTGGTCACGAACCATTTTCCCTACGTCTACATCGCAAGATTTGCTCTTCGTCCACCGTGTTTCGTTAAGTTTTGTTTGCTACGTCGCAGACGTTGGGAACAACAATAATTGTACCTATTGCAAGTGATGAGTGTGTACATTCATGTCTAAGCAATTTGCATGCAGAGAGAATGTATTCAATGTACAGGGAGGGTTAAAAGGGACCATTCGTTCTCAAAGTAAAGTATAAAATAACGATAAATTGCATCAATTTTGTATGTACATATGTGACATTTATGTACATTCATTCCTTGATTTTATCTTTGGTCTCATATTCATAGTTTGATCAAACCATTGCCGCAGTATAGAGCTTCGCTTACAAAATGTTACATGTGTGCTTCCCTGTTTGTCTAACTCCCCTACTAACTACTACTTAACCTTCAGCTTTACCCTCACATCTCCCCGACAGCGTTTAACACGCACCGCCCGAAACGTGTGCCGCTTAACGTGGCACGAAAGATGATCGCTGCGTATGAACGCTTGCTGGCAGATGTGGCACACAAACTTCCGCTCGCCCGAGTGCTTCCGACGGTGGCGGGACAGCTCGTACGAGCGGGCAAAAGCCGCCCCACAGTTTTCCCACGGGCAACGAAATGGCAGCGTACCGGTGTGGAGCAGTTCGTGTGCTTTTAGATGGCTTTGGCGGGTGTAGCTTTTGGTGCAGCCTTCGTACGAGCAGCGGAACGTTCTGGCTGGATCCCGGGGGTCCGGAACGATCGAGTTAGCAGTGGCAGCAGGAATCGTGTCGGTTGGTGGGATCTCCTCTATCGGTGGGTTAGTAGATGGCTTTGGTGCTTCCTCTTTTAGTACTGCTTTGGTCACCTTAACTCCGGGAAAAAGCTGCTGAAATTCACTGTTCGGTAGATTGTGTCGACGCACGTGGGCGAGCAGATGATCCCGCCGGTGAAAGCGCTTCTCGCACCATCGGCAGTTGTGATTGCGATCGCTCGTGTGTGTCACCAGATGACGGTTCAGCGTTTCGGCCCGCGCAAACCGTTGCCTGCAACCGGTCCAGCTACATGCGAAGGGTAGCTCGCCGGTGTGAGACCGTTGGTGCACCCGAAGGTGCGAAACCTTAATGTACGTTTTATCACAATGGGGCCAGTCGCAGGCGTATTTGCGTTCCTTGCTGGAGTAAGTGAGCTGTTTCGGTCCCCCAAAAAAGCTGtcctcaccatcatcatcatcatcatcatactcGTCGTCATCAACAACATCTTGCTGTGCGTTCGCATCGACGACATGAAGCTCTTCCGAATCGGATCCCCCATCGTACTCTATGATCGAATCCTCGAATTCGGTCTCGTTCGAATGAAGCTGCTCATGCACCACAAAATGCTTTTCAATTTGATTCGCACCTTGTAAAACGAggcttttttctcccattcGTAGTTCGTCTTGATCTTCCGAGGACTCTTCGATAAGCTCTTCCTCTACGATTTCATCCGAATTGTCGTGCGCGTCGGGCAGCAATTCCATATGACCGTTTTGTAGCAGAAATAGCAAATCACTCTGCTCATGTTGTTCCTGCTTTGATTCTTGCTGTACTATGCTGTCCTCCTTCGCCGCTTGTTTTCCAATGCACAGGGCATCCCCATTGTGGTACCTTTCATGCGCCTTCAGGTGTTCCGCGTTTAAATACAGTTTCTTACAGCCTGGATGTGTGCAGGGATATATTTGTACCGATGGGGCAGATCCAATCGATGTGGAGCTTGCGTTACCAGTGGGACGGCTCTCTCCACCAACCACAGGTACGGTGGACTCATTCTGCAAAAGATACTGTAAAACGGTAACGCCGGAGCTAGACGACGACACAACAGGGTCGGAATCAGCACGTTCCATACTACTGTCGGTATGGTTTTGTTGCAAACATTAgtaatttctcttttttctgttttatctttttctaAGCAGTGTTGGACGATACGATGTTGTTTACGTTGTGCTTTGTTTACGTTCGAAACGTCAAGTAGGGCTTTGCTAGGGATGGGCAACACAAAAATCCGGATGGAATGGTCGGAACGGTAGGATCCGGTTTTATGGCACTTCTCGTTGCTATAATTTTTAcacttcttcttttctttttttgcgtgtgAAACACAGAGTAGAATCAATTTTACTCTAGATAGAGTCGGGATTGAATTACTAATCGATACGGATAATTAACAGGCCTATTATAAATGTCAAACAACACTTGAGTCCGTCGGAAGCACTTAACTCGAACGGGAGAAAATTTGGTATCCTATTCCGCATTCGAGCCGTCAGGTTTCGTCGACATtcttcccaagtgccacaaatccactaaacgaccactaaacagGTTCCAAACGAAtaaagctctctctctctctctctctctctctctctctctctatctctctctctctctctctctctctctctctctctctctctctctctctctctctctctctctctctctctcttcaagcGACCTAAGCGGAATATAGAAAgtcttcgtttagcagacggtgaACAACTGACGCATtcaaaaaatagcaaaaagctggtggcgccatctattGGTGGGATATCTAACGAGTAGTCGTATGTTGAATATATGTGAATATGGAGTTTATAgccgaagttgaagagttggaatCTATGACATTgtgtaatttattaaaataatgttcgataatgtattaattttactcCAAAAGCCGTTTACACGATATTGATATTCAAGTAGTTGTaaaatctttggaaatgtgtgtgtgtgtgtgtgtgtgtgtatgtgtgtgtaacggTGATCAGCAAAAgaatcaaaaaaatacatcaatttcttctcaATGACAACATAttactgtcaaaatcaaaatcgtcgtttctgcgaatcgtcgtaacacgagggggtcgtaactcgggggacgcctgtactCAAGTCTCTGGATTCGGTTCTTATGGTTGACTTTAAACTtcagtatttaaacaattgtatcaCCGTTCTATtactagcgatgcataacatCAAGGCTAAAAAGtcttcaactattgaattcggACTATAGTTTTTATGCGCAATACTTTAAAATATCATTACACTATCGACAAAATACCAGGCACATCCATCATTCAATGGCTTGTCACATTTAAAAGTTCAGAAAAATTACCTACAGAAGAGAAAAACTTAAATTTACCGGCTGAGTCGTCCAGTTTCATGCGTATAAAATGGCCATGGTATCGTTGTAGCGGTTCCACCATTGCCCTTCCATaaacctttttcttctttgccacAATAACCGCTAAAAGTTTAGATCTGACACTACCGCAAATGGGCTGAACTATCAG
Proteins encoded:
- the LOC120959230 gene encoding zinc finger protein 572-like, with protein sequence MERADSDPVVSSSSSGVTVLQYLLQNESTVPVVGGESRPTGNASSTSIGSAPSVQIYPCTHPGCKKLYLNAEHLKAHERYHNGDALCIGKQAAKEDSIVQQESKQEQHEQSDLLFLLQNGHMELLPDAHDNSDEIVEEELIEESSEDQDELRMGEKSLVLQGANQIEKHFVVHEQLHSNETEFEDSIIEYDGGSDSEELHVVDANAQQDVVDDDEYDDDDDDGEDSFFGGPKQLTYSSKERKYACDWPHCDKTYIKVSHLRVHQRSHTGELPFACSWTGCRQRFARAETLNRHLVTHTSDRNHNCRWCEKRFHRRDHLLAHVRRHNLPNSEFQQLFPGVKVTKAVLKEEAPKPSTNPPIEEIPPTDTIPAATANSIVPDPRDPARTFRCSYEGCTKSYTRQSHLKAHELLHTGTLPFRCPWENCGAAFARSYELSRHRRKHSGERKFVCHICQQAFIRSDHLSCHVKRHTFRAVRVKRCRGDVRVKLKVK